The proteins below come from a single Oerskovia jenensis genomic window:
- a CDS encoding YeiH family protein has protein sequence MTPTNDPAAHIPGATRTPDRPAPSTGPTSWLHRAAPGLVLCALATVLAYLLAQVVPLSPLVLSLLVGAVVGSVLGSLRRAGGASDAVGRRPGAARWATALTSRTQDGTRWTATRVLRAGVVLLGLQLSLPEVLALGWRGLAVVGITVAVTFSATLALGRVLRVPRVTSLLVATGFSICGAAAISAMQGVVGGGDDDESRREADDAVATALALVTIFGSLAIFVLPWLAGLLGLADDRAGLWIGASVQEVAQVVTAGGAVSAAALATATVSKLARVVLLAPLVAGAGVLTARRARVARPADVETAAGATGASAARRTPPVPLFVVGFLVAVLVRSTGILPASVVEVTTMVTTLLFTAAMFAMGLGVDAAHLVRTGRRALVLGTASAAVVTGTSLVAVLLLT, from the coding sequence ATGACCCCCACGAACGACCCCGCAGCCCACATCCCGGGCGCGACACGGACGCCGGACCGACCCGCCCCGAGCACGGGCCCCACGTCGTGGCTCCACCGCGCGGCCCCCGGGCTCGTGCTCTGTGCCCTCGCGACCGTCCTGGCCTACCTGCTCGCGCAGGTGGTCCCGCTCTCACCGCTCGTGCTCTCGCTCCTGGTGGGCGCCGTCGTCGGCTCGGTGCTCGGGAGCCTGCGGCGCGCGGGCGGGGCGAGCGACGCCGTCGGGCGGCGGCCAGGGGCTGCGCGGTGGGCCACCGCTCTCACGTCCCGCACCCAGGACGGCACGCGGTGGACCGCGACGCGCGTCCTGCGGGCCGGGGTCGTGCTGCTCGGGCTCCAGCTCTCGCTGCCCGAGGTCCTCGCGCTCGGGTGGCGAGGGCTCGCGGTCGTCGGGATCACCGTCGCCGTGACCTTCAGTGCGACGCTCGCCCTGGGGCGCGTCCTGCGCGTCCCACGCGTCACGTCGCTGCTCGTCGCGACCGGGTTCTCGATCTGCGGCGCGGCCGCGATCTCGGCCATGCAGGGCGTGGTCGGGGGCGGCGACGACGACGAGTCGCGCCGCGAGGCCGACGACGCCGTCGCGACCGCGCTGGCCCTCGTGACGATCTTCGGGTCGCTCGCGATCTTCGTGCTGCCGTGGCTCGCCGGTCTGCTGGGCCTCGCTGACGACCGCGCCGGGCTGTGGATCGGGGCGAGCGTCCAGGAGGTCGCGCAGGTCGTGACCGCGGGCGGCGCCGTCTCTGCCGCCGCGCTCGCGACCGCGACCGTGAGCAAGCTGGCCCGTGTCGTCCTGCTCGCGCCGCTCGTGGCGGGCGCCGGGGTGCTGACGGCGCGGCGCGCGCGGGTCGCGCGCCCCGCGGACGTCGAGACCGCCGCGGGGGCCACCGGGGCATCGGCCGCCCGCCGGACGCCGCCCGTGCCGCTCTTCGTCGTCGGGTTCCTCGTGGCCGTGCTGGTGCGGAGCACGGGGATCCTGCCCGCGTCGGTCGTCGAGGTCACGACCATGGTGACCACGCTGCTGTTCACCGCCGCGATGTTCGCGATGGGGCTCGGCGTCGATGCCGCACACCTGGTCCGCACGGGGCGTCGCGCCCTCGTGCTCGGCACCGCGTCGGCCGCGGTCGTGACCGGGACCTCGCTCGTCGCCGTGCTGCTGCTGACCTGA
- the glsA gene encoding glutaminase A, with translation MAGSPQSPSAAPRDPGAPGRPAHPGSTGASDLIADALAAVHEAFRDLDEGTVATYIPELATADRALFGVALAGVTGSIYTAGDADVPFTIQSLSKPFVFALALMDRGLAEVLAHVGAEPSGEGFSSIRLDPVTGRPPNPMVNAGAIVTTSLVHGATEEERFARILHVLGAFAGHPLEVDGRVYVSESETGDRNRAIAYLMHSTGALASDVEATLDTYFRQCSVLVTARDLAVMSATLANGGVNPVTGEHVVDEVVTEWVLSVMATSGMYDYAGEWLLRAGLPAKSGVSGGLVSVGVGQFGLGLFSPPLDARGNSVRSVAAAQEISRQFDLHLMHRPDRDVPTLYRSTRADRLRHLAHRTPAQILRLREVGSAISVRAVQGTVEFAAAETILRSVDDLPSPLPSGERWLILDLHRTSRVVTLGAQLLRGLVSRLQGQGVHVVVVDPFERRLLAGVDHEFTSFEHAQRWCEDRLLEAARAV, from the coding sequence ATGGCAGGTTCTCCGCAGTCCCCGTCCGCAGCCCCGCGCGACCCCGGCGCCCCGGGGCGCCCCGCCCACCCGGGCAGCACGGGCGCGAGCGACCTCATCGCGGACGCGCTCGCGGCGGTGCACGAGGCGTTCCGCGACCTCGACGAGGGCACGGTCGCGACGTACATCCCCGAGCTCGCCACGGCCGACCGCGCGCTGTTCGGCGTGGCCCTCGCGGGCGTCACGGGCAGCATCTACACCGCAGGCGACGCCGACGTCCCGTTCACGATCCAGTCCCTGTCGAAGCCCTTCGTGTTCGCCCTGGCGCTCATGGACCGGGGGCTGGCCGAGGTGCTCGCGCACGTCGGCGCCGAGCCCAGCGGCGAGGGCTTCAGCTCGATCCGCCTCGACCCGGTCACGGGACGCCCACCGAACCCCATGGTCAACGCGGGGGCGATCGTCACGACGTCGCTCGTGCACGGTGCCACCGAGGAGGAGCGGTTCGCCCGCATCCTGCACGTCCTCGGCGCGTTCGCCGGGCACCCGCTCGAGGTCGACGGCCGCGTGTACGTCAGCGAGTCGGAGACGGGAGACCGCAACCGTGCGATCGCCTACCTCATGCACAGCACGGGCGCACTGGCCTCGGACGTCGAGGCCACGCTCGACACGTACTTCCGCCAGTGCTCGGTCCTGGTCACGGCCCGCGACCTCGCGGTCATGTCCGCGACGCTCGCCAACGGGGGCGTCAACCCGGTCACGGGCGAGCACGTGGTCGACGAGGTCGTGACGGAGTGGGTGCTCTCGGTCATGGCGACGAGCGGCATGTACGACTACGCGGGCGAGTGGCTCCTGCGAGCCGGGCTGCCCGCGAAGAGCGGCGTCTCGGGCGGGCTCGTCTCGGTGGGCGTGGGCCAGTTCGGCCTGGGTCTGTTCAGCCCGCCGCTCGACGCGCGCGGCAACAGCGTGCGCTCGGTCGCGGCCGCGCAGGAGATCTCGCGGCAGTTCGACCTGCACCTCATGCACCGCCCCGACCGCGACGTGCCCACGCTCTACCGCTCGACGCGCGCCGACCGCCTGCGCCACCTCGCGCACCGGACGCCCGCCCAGATCCTGCGGCTGCGGGAGGTGGGGTCGGCGATCTCGGTGCGCGCGGTCCAGGGCACGGTCGAGTTCGCGGCCGCGGAGACGATCCTGCGCTCGGTCGACGACCTGCCGTCACCGTTGCCGAGCGGCGAGCGATGGCTGATCCTCGACCTGCACCGCACGTCGCGAGTGGTCACGCTCGGGGCCCAGCTCCTGCGCGGTCTCGTGTCCCGGCTGCAGGGCCAAGGGGTGCACGTGGTCGTGGTGGACCCGTTCGAGCGTCGCCTGCTCGCGGGCGTGGACCACGAGTTCACGTCCTTCGAGCACGCACAGCGCTGGTGCGAGGACCGCCTCCTGGAGGCGGCCCGAGCCGTCTGA
- a CDS encoding LysR family transcriptional regulator: MTEPERRTPASPAPPRRERTSLALLELLVATDRHGSISAAARALGVSQPSASAGMRRLERHLDLELVTRSTRGARLTETGRAAATWAREVVEASDRFETSAAALREAPSARIRLAASLTIAEYLAPRWLATLAASASASTSAATSAAASTVAGTAPGAAAPPGWPGTAGGPAAADALAPDVELLVRNSRNVMELVLADQADLGFIESSTLQRGLRSRTLARDELLVVVAPTHPWASRRRRTATVDELLGGGLVVRERGSGTRETLEKALVAAGTRLPEHLPYLGSTASLKTAVQYGGAVAVLSRLTVADDLARGTLAEIQVPGLDLSRRLRMVWKDGTELSAAASRIAAVATAGHRSPVTTR; this comes from the coding sequence ATGACCGAGCCCGAGAGGCGGACGCCCGCGAGCCCTGCTCCCCCACGTCGCGAGCGCACGTCGCTCGCGCTGCTCGAGCTGCTCGTCGCGACCGACCGTCACGGGTCCATCAGTGCCGCCGCCCGTGCGCTGGGGGTCTCGCAACCCAGCGCCTCGGCCGGCATGCGGCGCCTCGAGAGGCACCTGGACCTCGAGCTCGTGACCCGCTCGACGCGCGGCGCCCGCCTGACCGAGACCGGGCGCGCGGCCGCCACCTGGGCCCGCGAGGTCGTCGAGGCCTCGGACCGGTTCGAGACCTCGGCCGCAGCGCTGCGCGAGGCCCCCTCGGCCCGCATCCGGCTCGCGGCGAGCCTCACGATCGCCGAGTACCTCGCTCCTCGGTGGCTCGCGACGCTGGCGGCATCGGCATCGGCATCGACATCGGCAGCGACATCGGCGGCAGCGTCGACGGTGGCGGGAACCGCGCCGGGCGCGGCGGCTCCACCAGGATGGCCGGGCACGGCGGGCGGCCCGGCCGCCGCCGACGCCCTCGCCCCCGACGTCGAGCTGCTCGTGCGCAACTCGCGCAACGTCATGGAGCTCGTGCTCGCGGACCAGGCCGACCTCGGTTTCATCGAGAGCTCGACCCTGCAGCGGGGCCTGCGCAGCCGCACCCTCGCGCGCGACGAGCTGCTCGTCGTCGTCGCACCGACGCACCCGTGGGCGTCCCGGAGGCGACGCACGGCGACGGTCGACGAGCTGCTGGGCGGCGGCCTGGTCGTGCGCGAGCGCGGCTCAGGCACGCGCGAGACGCTCGAGAAGGCCCTGGTGGCGGCAGGCACCCGGCTCCCCGAGCACCTGCCCTACCTGGGCTCGACCGCGTCGCTCAAGACGGCCGTGCAGTACGGCGGGGCCGTCGCGGTGCTGTCCCGGCTGACGGTGGCCGACGACCTGGCTCGCGGCACGCTCGCCGAGATCCAGGTGCCCGGCCTCGACCTCTCGCGGCGGCTGCGCATGGTCTGGAAGGACGGCACCGAGCTCTCGGCGGCGGCCAGCCGCATCGCGGCGGTCGCGACGGCAGGCCACCGGTCACCGGTCACCACGAGATAG
- a CDS encoding HAD family hydrolase, translated as MSAPEPTLPALPDGVAPLAGDVAPGAVDGVDGVLFDVDDTLVDTRGAFALAIDAVCAVHLPHLPVERYGEVLALWRSDPHGWYRAYTRGELTFDGQRMLRANELQETFGGAVLDEDGYAAWKTVFWGTFEESWRAHDDAAPVLKRLAAAGVKVGALSNAAVALQTDKLSRSGLSEVPMLVGVDTLGFGKPDPRVFVEACARLGTDPARTVYVGDELDVDARAAAAAGLTGVWIDRPGTRRGGPAEEDPDAARAAGVHVVATLDEVGDLVLAVR; from the coding sequence GTGAGCGCCCCTGAGCCCACGCTGCCCGCACTGCCCGACGGCGTCGCTCCCCTCGCGGGGGACGTGGCACCCGGTGCGGTCGACGGTGTCGACGGGGTCCTGTTCGACGTCGACGACACGCTCGTCGACACCCGCGGCGCCTTCGCGCTCGCGATCGACGCGGTGTGCGCGGTGCACCTGCCGCACCTGCCGGTCGAGCGGTACGGCGAGGTCCTCGCGCTCTGGCGCAGCGACCCGCACGGCTGGTACCGGGCGTACACGCGCGGCGAGCTGACGTTCGACGGTCAGCGCATGCTGCGCGCGAACGAGCTGCAGGAGACGTTCGGCGGCGCGGTCCTCGACGAGGACGGGTACGCGGCGTGGAAGACGGTCTTCTGGGGCACGTTCGAGGAGAGCTGGCGCGCGCACGACGACGCCGCTCCCGTCCTGAAGCGGCTCGCCGCCGCAGGGGTCAAGGTGGGCGCCCTGTCGAACGCGGCCGTCGCGCTCCAGACGGACAAGCTGTCACGGTCGGGGCTGTCCGAGGTGCCGATGCTCGTGGGCGTCGACACCCTGGGGTTCGGCAAGCCGGACCCGCGGGTCTTCGTCGAGGCGTGCGCGCGCCTGGGTACCGACCCCGCCCGCACGGTCTACGTGGGCGACGAGCTCGACGTCGACGCCCGAGCGGCTGCCGCCGCAGGCCTGACGGGCGTGTGGATCGACCGGCCGGGGACCCGGCGCGGCGGCCCGGCCGAGGAGGACCCGGACGCGGCTCGCGCCGCGGGGGTGCACGTCGTGGCGACGCTCGACGAGGTCGGCGACCTGGTGCTCGCCGTCCGCTGA
- a CDS encoding nitronate monooxygenase: MTTLSLPVPSSFPPLPRVIQGGMGMAVSSWRLASAVARTGQLGLVSGTALDLVLARRLQNGDRDGAVRRALDAFPVPRFAQRVLSRYFRPEGRGEGQPYTPVPRLALRQTRLAQELMILGSFVEVWLAKEGHDGPVGINFLEKIQMAAPAAAYGSMLAGADYVVTGAGIPRDIPHLLDQLAGHEAVQFPVTVVGGGRHTVDLDPDTLLGRTPPPVARPTFLAVVSAHALAEHLVREDRTRPDGFVVEGPPAGGHNAPPRGRLTLDDVGQPVFGPRDQADLTKVAAIGLPFWLAGAQGTPEALAAAREAGATGIQVGTLFALSTDSGLEASVREDVLARLRAGTLDVRTEALTSPTGFPFKVAQLPGTLSDAGVAAARPRLCDLGYLRTPVEKDDGKVTYRCPAEPAHMFERKGGQAADTDGRQCLCNSLAADVGLGQTRADGYVELPLVTLGADVAGAARLAERHDGAWSAGDVLDWLLDEEGSARRA, encoded by the coding sequence GTGACCACGCTGTCCCTGCCCGTCCCCTCGTCCTTCCCGCCCCTGCCTCGTGTCATCCAGGGCGGGATGGGCATGGCGGTCTCTTCCTGGCGCCTCGCCTCGGCCGTCGCGCGCACCGGTCAGCTCGGCCTGGTCTCCGGCACCGCGCTGGACCTGGTCCTCGCACGCAGGCTGCAGAACGGCGACCGCGACGGTGCCGTGCGCAGGGCGCTCGACGCCTTCCCCGTGCCCCGCTTCGCCCAGCGGGTGCTCTCGCGCTACTTCCGTCCCGAAGGACGCGGCGAGGGTCAGCCCTACACGCCCGTCCCGCGGCTCGCCCTGCGACAGACCCGTCTGGCGCAGGAGCTCATGATCCTGGGCAGCTTCGTCGAGGTGTGGCTCGCCAAGGAGGGGCACGACGGGCCGGTGGGGATCAACTTCCTCGAGAAGATCCAGATGGCGGCCCCCGCGGCCGCCTACGGCTCGATGCTCGCCGGGGCCGACTACGTCGTGACGGGCGCGGGCATCCCGCGCGACATCCCCCACCTCCTGGACCAGCTCGCGGGGCACGAAGCCGTGCAGTTCCCCGTCACGGTCGTCGGTGGCGGTCGGCACACGGTCGACCTCGACCCCGACACGCTCCTCGGCCGGACGCCGCCACCCGTGGCCCGACCGACGTTCCTCGCCGTCGTCTCGGCGCACGCCCTGGCCGAGCACCTGGTGCGCGAGGACCGGACCCGGCCCGACGGGTTCGTGGTCGAAGGACCACCCGCAGGTGGGCACAACGCCCCTCCTCGCGGGCGCCTGACCCTCGACGACGTCGGGCAGCCGGTGTTCGGTCCCCGCGACCAGGCCGACCTGACGAAGGTCGCGGCGATCGGGTTGCCGTTCTGGCTGGCGGGGGCCCAGGGCACCCCGGAGGCGTTGGCGGCCGCGCGCGAGGCCGGGGCGACAGGGATCCAGGTCGGGACGCTCTTCGCCCTCTCGACCGACTCGGGGCTCGAGGCGTCCGTGCGCGAGGACGTGCTCGCGCGGCTGCGGGCCGGGACGCTCGACGTGCGCACCGAGGCGCTGACCTCGCCGACCGGCTTCCCGTTCAAGGTCGCCCAGCTTCCGGGGACGCTCTCGGACGCGGGCGTCGCGGCGGCGCGTCCGCGGCTGTGCGACCTGGGCTACCTCCGCACCCCGGTCGAGAAGGACGACGGCAAGGTCACCTATCGTTGCCCCGCCGAGCCGGCCCACATGTTCGAGCGCAAGGGCGGTCAGGCGGCCGACACGGACGGCCGACAGTGCTTGTGCAACTCGCTCGCGGCCGACGTCGGGCTCGGGCAGACGCGCGCGGACGGGTACGTCGAGCTGCCGCTGGTCACGCTCGGGGCGGACGTCGCGGGTGCGGCGCGCCTCGCGGAGCGGCACGACGGCGCCTGGTCGGCCGGCGACGTGCTCGACTGGCTCCTCGACGAGGAGGGGTCGGCACGACGGGCCTGA
- the gltX gene encoding glutamate--tRNA ligase → MIPAPGSSPVRVRFCPSPTGTPHVGLIRTALFNWAYARHVGGTFVFRIEDTDAARDSEESYQQLLEALRWLGMDWDEGVEVGGPHEPYRQSQRGDLYQDVIRRLVEGGYAYESFSTPEEIEARNVAAGRPKAMGYDGFDRTLTDEQKAAFRAEGREPVLRMRMPDTDVSFTDLVRGEISFGAGSVPDYVIVRGNGQPLYTLVNPVDDALMGITHVLRGEDLLSSTPRQVVLYRALLELGVAQVMPEFGHLPYVMGEGNKKLSKRDPESNLFLHKERGFTPEGLLNYLALLGWSISADNDIFTVEEMVAAFDVADVNPNPARFDLKKAEAINATHLRMLAPEDFRDRLVPYLHQGGFVPADSFADLSAEHQALVTAGAPLVQERMVLLGEAKGMLGFLFVADDAVPVEDEARAALREEAPAVLDAAIRVLDALDDFSTDPIQEALKAVLVEEMGIKPRFAFTPLRVAVTGRRVSPPLFESMEILGKESTLARLRALRASL, encoded by the coding sequence GTGATCCCTGCACCTGGTTCCTCGCCCGTCCGCGTCCGCTTCTGCCCCTCGCCCACCGGCACGCCGCACGTCGGCCTCATCCGCACGGCGCTGTTCAACTGGGCCTACGCCCGGCACGTCGGCGGCACGTTCGTCTTCCGCATCGAGGACACGGACGCCGCGCGCGACTCCGAGGAGAGCTACCAGCAGCTCCTCGAGGCGCTGCGCTGGCTCGGCATGGACTGGGACGAGGGCGTCGAGGTCGGCGGCCCGCACGAGCCCTACCGCCAGTCGCAGCGCGGTGACCTCTACCAGGACGTCATCCGCCGCCTCGTCGAGGGCGGGTACGCGTACGAGTCGTTCTCGACGCCCGAGGAGATCGAGGCGCGCAACGTCGCGGCCGGTCGCCCCAAGGCCATGGGCTACGACGGGTTCGACCGCACCCTGACGGACGAGCAGAAGGCCGCGTTCCGCGCCGAGGGCCGCGAGCCCGTGCTGCGCATGCGCATGCCCGACACCGACGTGTCGTTCACGGACCTGGTGCGCGGCGAGATCTCGTTCGGTGCGGGCTCGGTCCCGGACTACGTGATCGTGCGCGGCAACGGCCAGCCCCTGTACACGCTGGTCAACCCGGTCGACGACGCGCTCATGGGCATCACGCACGTGCTGCGCGGCGAGGACCTGCTGTCCTCGACGCCGCGCCAGGTCGTGCTGTACCGCGCGCTGCTCGAGCTGGGCGTCGCGCAGGTCATGCCCGAGTTCGGCCACCTGCCGTACGTCATGGGCGAGGGCAACAAGAAGCTGTCCAAGCGCGACCCCGAGTCCAACCTGTTCCTGCACAAGGAGCGCGGCTTCACGCCCGAGGGCCTGCTGAACTACCTCGCGCTGCTGGGCTGGAGCATCTCTGCGGACAACGACATCTTCACGGTCGAGGAGATGGTCGCGGCGTTCGACGTCGCCGACGTCAACCCGAACCCGGCCCGTTTCGACCTGAAGAAGGCCGAGGCGATCAACGCGACGCACCTGCGCATGCTGGCCCCCGAGGACTTCCGCGACCGCCTGGTCCCGTACCTGCACCAGGGTGGGTTCGTCCCGGCGGACTCGTTCGCGGACCTCTCGGCCGAGCACCAGGCGCTCGTCACGGCGGGAGCCCCGCTCGTGCAGGAGCGCATGGTCCTGCTCGGTGAGGCCAAGGGCATGCTGGGCTTCCTGTTCGTGGCCGACGACGCCGTGCCCGTCGAGGACGAGGCGCGCGCCGCGCTGCGCGAGGAGGCCCCGGCCGTGCTCGACGCCGCGATCCGTGTGCTCGACGCCCTCGACGACTTCTCGACCGACCCGATCCAGGAGGCCCTCAAGGCCGTCCTGGTCGAGGAGATGGGCATCAAGCCGCGCTTCGCGTTCACGCCGCTGCGCGTGGCCGTGACGGGCCGTCGCGTGTCGCCGCCGCTGTTCGAGTCGATGGAGATCCTCGGCAAGGAGTCGACCCTGGCACGCCTGCGCGCGCTGCGCGCGTCGCTGTGA
- a CDS encoding fumarylacetoacetate hydrolase family protein — MRIARFTTGEDPRYALVQEEAGKTYLAVLNGDPLYMPVLPTGERIELGDGVRLLAPVIPRSKVVGVGRNYAAHAAELGNDVPTTPLIFFKPNTSVVGPDDPIVLPDFTEEASYEAELAVVIGRIAKDVRPEDAASYILGYTVANDVTARDAQRTDGQWARAKGFDSACPLGPWIDTDLDVEDLAVTSRVNGETRQDGRTRDLIFDIPYLVSYISEAFTLLPGDVILTGTPAGVGRIDAGDRVECEVEGLGVLANPVVRR, encoded by the coding sequence GTGCGCATCGCCAGATTCACCACCGGAGAAGACCCCCGCTACGCCCTCGTGCAGGAGGAGGCGGGCAAGACCTACCTCGCCGTCCTCAACGGCGACCCCCTCTACATGCCCGTCCTGCCGACGGGTGAGCGGATCGAGCTCGGGGACGGCGTGCGCCTCCTCGCGCCCGTCATCCCGCGCTCCAAGGTCGTCGGGGTCGGCCGCAACTACGCGGCCCACGCGGCCGAGCTGGGCAACGACGTCCCGACGACGCCGCTCATCTTCTTCAAGCCCAACACCTCGGTCGTGGGCCCGGACGACCCCATCGTGCTGCCCGACTTCACCGAGGAGGCCAGCTACGAGGCCGAGCTCGCGGTCGTGATCGGCCGCATCGCCAAGGACGTGCGCCCCGAGGACGCGGCGTCCTACATCCTCGGGTACACCGTGGCCAACGACGTGACCGCGCGCGACGCGCAGCGCACCGACGGCCAGTGGGCTCGCGCGAAGGGCTTCGACTCGGCGTGCCCGCTGGGTCCGTGGATCGACACCGACCTCGACGTCGAGGACCTCGCGGTGACCTCGCGCGTCAACGGCGAGACCCGCCAGGACGGTCGTACGCGCGACCTGATCTTCGACATCCCCTACCTCGTGTCGTACATCTCCGAGGCGTTCACCCTCCTGCCCGGCGACGTCATCCTCACGGGGACGCCCGCGGGCGTGGGCCGCATCGACGCGGGCGACCGTGTCGAGTGCGAGGTCGAGGGCCTGGGCGTGCTCGCGAACCCGGTCGTCCGCCGCTGA
- a CDS encoding class I SAM-dependent methyltransferase gives MSTLWTSPPGRGTVEDVSTDDTSTPDSPHASHAQRASSFGAGAGEYRAVRPSYPDAAIDWLLPAGARHVLDLAAGTGKLTERLVARGLHVTAVEPSEGMRAELQDAVPGAHVLPGTAERIPLEDGSVDAVLVAQAWHWFDLAAAVPEIARVLRPGGRLGIVWNVRDDTVDWVERFTEIIHRGDTLEPVRRSVEVVGTDVAGGSFAPLEHETFSWLDRLPAGALRTLASTRSHLLTLPADERDELLDDVDELVATHPALAGRSEIDLPYRAECWRADRVRGTDDGSVDA, from the coding sequence GTGAGCACCCTGTGGACCTCGCCGCCCGGACGTGGCACCGTCGAGGACGTGAGCACCGACGACACCTCGACCCCCGACTCCCCGCACGCCTCGCACGCCCAGCGCGCGTCCTCGTTCGGCGCCGGAGCGGGCGAGTACCGCGCCGTCCGGCCGTCCTACCCGGACGCGGCGATCGACTGGCTGCTCCCTGCGGGCGCCCGGCACGTCCTCGACCTCGCGGCGGGTACCGGCAAGCTCACCGAACGCCTCGTGGCGCGCGGGCTCCACGTGACCGCCGTCGAGCCCTCCGAGGGCATGCGCGCCGAGCTGCAGGACGCCGTCCCAGGCGCCCACGTCCTGCCGGGGACGGCCGAGCGCATCCCGCTCGAGGACGGGAGCGTCGACGCGGTCCTGGTCGCCCAGGCGTGGCACTGGTTCGACCTCGCGGCGGCGGTCCCCGAGATCGCGCGCGTCCTGCGCCCGGGTGGACGCCTGGGCATCGTGTGGAACGTCCGTGACGACACGGTCGACTGGGTCGAGCGCTTCACGGAGATCATCCATCGGGGCGACACGCTCGAGCCTGTCCGTCGGAGCGTCGAGGTCGTCGGGACCGACGTCGCAGGCGGATCCTTCGCCCCGCTCGAGCACGAGACCTTCTCGTGGCTGGACCGCCTGCCGGCCGGGGCGTTGCGGACGCTCGCGTCCACACGCAGCCATCTCCTGACCCTGCCGGCGGACGAGCGCGACGAGCTGCTCGACGACGTCGACGAGCTCGTGGCCACGCACCCGGCCCTCGCCGGCCGGTCCGAGATCGACCTCCCGTACCGCGCCGAGTGCTGGCGTGCCGACCGCGTCCGCGGCACCGACGACGGCTCGGTCGACGCATGA
- a CDS encoding methyltransferase domain-containing protein, with protein MESESYTHGHHESVLRSHRWRTAENSAGFLLPHLRSDHQVLDVGCGPATLTVDLARHVPGGTVIGVDASAAVLESARELAAGSGLSNVSFQQANAYELPFADDTFDVVFAHQLLQHLSDPLAALREMKRVAKPGGIVAVRDADYAAMTWYPESAGLTEWNELYHEVTHAYGYQADAGRRLLAWVQEAGFDPAQIVPSAGVWCYSTPADRAWWGGLWAERCIASNFAVQAKESALADDVALEQLAQEWLRWAEEPAGWFAVLNGEVLARA; from the coding sequence ATGGAGTCCGAGTCGTACACCCACGGCCACCACGAGTCCGTCCTGCGCTCGCACCGCTGGCGCACCGCGGAGAACTCCGCAGGCTTCCTCCTGCCGCACCTTCGCAGCGACCACCAGGTCCTCGACGTCGGCTGCGGGCCCGCGACCCTCACGGTCGACCTGGCCCGCCACGTGCCGGGAGGCACCGTGATCGGCGTCGACGCCTCGGCCGCAGTCCTCGAGAGCGCGCGCGAGCTCGCCGCCGGCTCCGGGCTGAGCAACGTCTCGTTCCAGCAGGCCAACGCCTACGAGCTGCCCTTCGCCGACGACACGTTCGACGTCGTGTTCGCGCACCAGCTCCTCCAGCACCTGTCCGACCCGCTGGCCGCGCTGCGCGAGATGAAGCGCGTCGCCAAGCCCGGCGGCATCGTCGCGGTGCGCGACGCCGACTACGCCGCCATGACCTGGTACCCCGAGTCCGCGGGCCTCACCGAGTGGAACGAGCTCTACCACGAGGTCACGCACGCCTACGGCTACCAGGCCGACGCGGGCCGACGCCTCCTCGCCTGGGTCCAGGAGGCAGGCTTCGACCCCGCCCAGATCGTGCCGTCGGCAGGGGTCTGGTGCTACTCGACCCCCGCCGACCGCGCCTGGTGGGGCGGGCTGTGGGCCGAGCGCTGCATCGCGTCCAACTTCGCCGTCCAGGCCAAGGAGTCGGCGCTCGCGGACGACGTCGCGCTCGAACAGCTCGCGCAGGAGTGGCTGCGCTGGGCCGAGGAGCCCGCCGGATGGTTCGCCGTCCTCAACGGCGAGGTGCTCGCCCGGGCCTAG